A window from Cryptomeria japonica chromosome 1, Sugi_1.0, whole genome shotgun sequence encodes these proteins:
- the LOC131068200 gene encoding mitochondrial uncoupling protein 4-like gives MVLKAFVEGGIASVVAGCSTHPLDLIKVRMQLQGELNVGAPKGGPLAVGIRVIQTEGSMALFSGVSATMMRQLLYSTTRMGLYDIFKENWKEKGSSNLPLFKKIAAGLLAGGIGAAVGNPADVAMVRMQADGRLPLEQRRNYKSVADAAAQMVRQEGVTSLWTGSALTVQRAMIVTASQLASYDQFKESILSHHLMADLFCSVLVGDITRFLRI, from the coding sequence ATGGTGTTGAAGGCCTTTGTGGAAGGAGGCATAGCCTCAGTAGTAGCAGGGTGTTCCACTCACCCGCTGGATCTGATCAAAGTGCGAATGCAACTGCAAGGGGAGCTCAATGTGGGTGCTCCAAAGGGAGGGCCGCTGGCTGTAGGGATCCGTGTGATTCAGACCGAGGGTTCCATGGCGCTCTTTTCTGGGGTTTCTGCAACTATGATGCGGCAACTGCTTTATTCGACTACAAGGATGGGGCTTTATGACATCTTTAAGGAAAATTGGAAGGAGAAGGGGAGTTCTAACCTTCCCCTGTTTAAGAAGATCGCGGCGGGTTTGCTCGCCGGTGGCATTGGGGCCGCTGTGGGAAACCCTGCGGATGTGGCGATGGTGAGAATGCAGGCGGACGGACGGCTGCCTTTGGAGCAGAGGCGGAATTACAAAAGTGTTGCTGATGCGGCGGCGCAAATGGTCAGGCAGGAGGGCGTCACTTCGCTCTGGACTGGTTCGGCTTTGACGGTGCAGAGGGCTATGATTGTGACGGCTTCGCAGTTGGCTTCTTATGACCAGTTCAAGGAGAGCATTCTTTCGCATCATTTAATGGCAGACTTATTCT